A single window of Anomaloglossus baeobatrachus isolate aAnoBae1 chromosome 5, aAnoBae1.hap1, whole genome shotgun sequence DNA harbors:
- the LOC142312447 gene encoding uncharacterized protein LOC142312447: protein MEHETAPTRVKPFSCSKCGKCFTRKSHLNIHQKSHTSKKPFSCPECGKWFTQKITLAHHQRYHTGEKPYLCLECGKCFTSKSSLLNHGKRHTGEKPFSCSECGKCFNFKSDLVRHQRCHTGEKPFLCSECGKCFIQKSHLVRHQRYHTGEKPFSCSECGKCFIRKSELVVHQRCHTGEKPFSCSECGKCFIQKSHLVRHQIYHTGEKSFSCSECGKCFIQKIDLVGHQRCHTGEKLFSCSDCGKCFIWKSQLVVHQRFHTGEKPFSCSECGKCFIKKSELVVHQRFHTGEKPFSCSECGKCYIQKSDLVVHQRCHTGEKPFSCSECRKCFIRKSELVGHQRCHTGEKPFSCSECGKCFVQKSYLVVHQRYHTGEKPFSCSECKKCFNRKSELVRHQRSHTGEKPFSCSDCGKCFLHKSYLVVHQRRHTGEKPFSCSECGKCYIQKSDLVVHQRCHTGEKPFSCSECRKCFIRKSELVGHQRCHTGEKPFSCSECGKCFVQKSYLVVHQRYHTGEKPFSCSECKKCFNRKSELVRHQRSHTGEKPFSCSDCGKCFLHKSYLVVHQRRHTGEKPFSCAECGKYFIQKSELVVHQRSHTGEKLFSCSECGKCFTKKSSLVYHQKNHTK from the coding sequence atggaacatgaaacggctcctacaagggtgaaaccattttcatgttcaaaatgtgggaaatgttttaccagaaaatcacatcttaatatccatcaaaaatctcacacaagtaagaagccattttcatgcccagaatgtggaaaatggttTACTCAGAAAATAACCCTTGCTCACcatcaaagatatcacacaggagagaagccatatttatgcttggaatgtggtaaatgttttactagtaaatcaagtCTTCTTAACCATGGAAaacgtcacacaggggagaagccattttcatgttcagagtgtgggaaatgttttaatttcaaatcagatcttgttaggcatcaaagatgtcacacaggggagaagccatttttatgttcagaatgtggtaaatgttttattcagaaatcacaccttgttaggcatcaaagatatcacacaggggagaagccattttcatgttcagagtgtgggaaatgttttattcggaaatcagaacttgttgtgcatcaaagatgtcacacaggggagaagccattttcatgttcagaatgtgggaaatgttttattcagaaatcacaccttgttaggcatcaaatatatcacacaggggagaagtcattttcatgttcagaatgtgggaaatgttttattcagaaaatagatcttgttgggcatcaaagatgtcacacaggggagaagctgttttcatgttcagactgtgggaaatgttttatttggaaatcacaacttgttgtgcatcaaagatttcacaccggggagaagccattttcatgttcagaatgtggtaaatgttttattaaaaaatcagaacttgttgtgcatcaaagatttcacaccggggagaagccattttcatgttcagaatgtggtaaatgttatattcagaaatcagatcttgttgtgcatcaaagatgtcacacaggggagaagccattttcatgttcagagtgtaggaaatgttttattcggaaatcagaacttgttgggcatcaaagatgtcacacaggggagaagccattttcatgttcagaatgtggtaaatgttttgttcagaaatcatatcttgttgtgcatcaaagatatcacaccggggagaagccattttcatgttcagagtgtaagaaatgttttaatcggaaatcagaacttgttcggcatcaaagatctcacactggggagaagccattttcatgttcagactgtgggaaatgttttcttcaTAAATcatatcttgttgtgcatcaaagacgtcacaccggggagaagccattttcatgttcagaatgtggtaaatgttatattcagaaatcagatcttgttgtgcatcaaagatgtcacacaggggagaagccattttcatgttcagagtgtaggaaatgttttattcggaaatcagaacttgttgggcatcaaagatgtcacacaggggagaagccattttcatgttcagaatgtggtaaatgttttgttcagaaatcatatcttgttgtgcatcaaagatatcacaccggggagaagccattttcatgttcagagtgtaagaaatgttttaatcggaaatcagaacttgttcggcatcaaagatctcacactggggagaagccattttcatgttcagactgtgggaaatgttttcttcaTAAATcatatcttgttgtgcatcaaagacgtcacaccggggagaagccattttcatgtgcagagtgtgggaaatattttattcagaaatcagaacttgttgtgcatcaaagatctcacacaggggagaagctgttttcatgctcagaatgtggtaaatgttttactaagaaatcaagtcttgtttaccatcaaaaaaatcacacaaaataa